The Pyxidicoccus xibeiensis genome includes a window with the following:
- a CDS encoding TlpA disulfide reductase family protein, translating into MEGGTPTGALGRMKAAWERARQRWWVRWGVDLAVLVLIVAAVGAWQARRLPGGGAPAPGFTLRTLGGEPVQLEALRGKPVVLAFWAPWCGVCKVESSNLSQLRRLAGDSAHVVSVAVAYDDEEDVRRFVQEHDVDFPVLLGDDAVQRAFRVDTFPTVFFLSPEGRIERAVVGYTTLAGLGWRLML; encoded by the coding sequence ATGGAGGGTGGTACCCCGACTGGAGCGCTGGGACGGATGAAGGCCGCCTGGGAGCGGGCCCGCCAGCGCTGGTGGGTGCGGTGGGGCGTGGACCTGGCGGTGCTGGTGCTCATCGTCGCGGCGGTGGGCGCGTGGCAGGCACGGCGGCTGCCCGGAGGCGGCGCCCCGGCGCCGGGCTTCACGCTGCGCACGCTCGGGGGCGAGCCCGTCCAGTTGGAGGCCCTGCGCGGCAAGCCGGTGGTGCTGGCCTTCTGGGCCCCCTGGTGCGGTGTCTGCAAGGTGGAGTCGTCCAACCTCTCCCAGCTCCGGAGGCTCGCGGGGGACTCCGCGCACGTGGTGTCCGTGGCGGTGGCCTACGACGACGAGGAGGACGTGCGGCGCTTCGTCCAGGAGCACGACGTGGACTTCCCCGTGCTGCTCGGGGACGACGCCGTGCAGCGCGCCTTCCGCGTGGATACCTTCCCCACCGTGTTCTTCCTGTCGCCCGAGGGCCGCATCGAGCGCGCGGTGGTCGGCTACACCACGCTCGCCGGACTGGGGTGGCGGCTGATGCTGTAG